One Campylobacter concisus DNA segment encodes these proteins:
- the hypD gene encoding hydrogenase formation protein HypD: protein MDLINDFRDKNLILALSKLIQKESVKPLNIMEICGGHTHSIMKFALPSLVGEHINFVHGPGCPVCVMPKSRIDEACKLASMDNVIFCTLADMLRVPGSKTSLQKLRGEGHDIRALYTPLDALNIAKQNPDKKVIFFAIGFETTTPMSANLVEKVVQEGIKNLYFHINHVTVPAPVRAIMSDENVRIDAFLGPSHVSVITGSKIYKELADEFKRPIAISGFEPLDIMASVLNLVRQQNAGTYEVYNEYARAVKEEGNLRAKELIAKYFEPCDFVWRGLGEIAQSGMKLRDEFAYLDARVQFDCSVESAGESKACICGQILRGLAKPTDCKVFGKVCNPQNPLGSCMVSSEGACAAYFKYARVG, encoded by the coding sequence ATGGATCTTATCAATGACTTTCGCGATAAAAATTTAATCCTAGCCCTTTCAAAACTGATACAAAAAGAGAGCGTAAAACCGCTAAATATCATGGAAATTTGCGGTGGCCACACGCACAGTATTATGAAATTTGCACTGCCAAGCTTGGTTGGAGAGCATATAAATTTCGTCCACGGCCCAGGCTGTCCGGTCTGCGTGATGCCAAAGAGCCGCATAGATGAGGCCTGTAAGCTTGCTAGCATGGATAATGTGATCTTTTGCACGCTAGCTGACATGCTAAGAGTGCCTGGCTCAAAGACAAGCTTGCAAAAGCTTCGCGGCGAGGGACACGACATAAGGGCACTTTACACGCCACTTGATGCGCTAAATATCGCTAAGCAAAATCCAGACAAAAAAGTCATATTTTTTGCCATTGGTTTTGAGACGACGACGCCGATGAGTGCAAATTTAGTTGAAAAAGTGGTGCAAGAGGGCATTAAAAATTTATATTTTCATATAAATCACGTAACCGTCCCAGCTCCAGTTAGAGCTATAATGAGCGATGAAAATGTAAGGATAGATGCATTTTTGGGACCAAGCCACGTGAGCGTCATCACTGGAAGTAAAATTTACAAAGAACTAGCAGATGAGTTTAAAAGACCGATCGCCATTAGCGGTTTTGAGCCGCTTGACATCATGGCAAGTGTGCTAAATTTAGTCCGTCAGCAAAACGCAGGCACCTATGAAGTCTATAACGAGTACGCAAGGGCGGTCAAAGAAGAGGGCAACTTAAGAGCAAAAGAGCTCATAGCTAAGTACTTTGAGCCGTGCGACTTTGTCTGGAGAGGCCTTGGCGAGATAGCACAAAGCGGCATGAAACTAAGAGACGAGTTTGCCTATCTTGATGCTAGAGTGCAGTTTGACTGCAGCGTAGAGAGCGCTGGCGAGAGCAAGGCTTGCATTTGCGGGCAAATTTTAAGAGGACTGGCAAAGCCGACTGATTGTAAGGTCTTTGGCAAGGTCTGCAACCCGCAAAACCCGTTAGGATCGTGCATGGTTTCAAGCGAGGGCGCTTGTGCGGCATATTTTAAATACGCAAGAGTTGGTTAA
- the hypF gene encoding carbamoyltransferase HypF: MRSSFRYEIKGLVQGVGFRPFVYTLADKFKLVGEIYNDDEGVKLNFSGEEASFLAFEKELYEKLPALARIDELKKIKIDQIYEKLEIIASKSATKQAPILPDYALCDDCLREFYDPTNPRYKYPFINCTNCGPRFSIIKALPYDRVNTTMSEFKMCEFCESEYKDPLNRRYHAEPISCPNCGPKLYLKDKFGKVLASKNEAAKEAARLINEGKILAIKGLGGFHLVCDATNEDAVCELRARKHRPSKPFALMSKNLQNARKIAQISEAEARLLSSNLKPIVLLEAKNGSNIAKSVAPNLNKLGVMLAFSGIHLLLFDYLEHDIIATSANISGEVVIKDESELREKLGEVIDFYLDHDREIYSPSDDSIAFCVGDEVIFTRTSRGLNPNFIHTNFKQKGTFLALGAELKSSFCIYKDGLLMISPYIGDLKNVATFDRFKDIFTLFETTYDLKIDKVIADLHPNFLNTKWAKDQGFELVHLQHHYAHLLSVIFENELADKEYLGFCFDGTGYAEDGKIWGGEVFRLDKKSYKRVYHFDEFSLFGGENSIKNIYLIAYSIILKYELEDEGRKFLVNFDEKVLRNFKIMEQKGLNLVKTSSVGRIFDAFGAIICGISHSSFEGESGMRLEALYDKNLDACYKFSLNDGVIGFKEAFKSALKDEPRVAATAFINGMADIIFEISKNEKKEILLSGGVFQNKTLLELIYKKFTEANLKFHINKKFCSNDSNVNLGQIYYYLSTFSNK, encoded by the coding sequence TTGAGATCAAGCTTTAGATATGAGATCAAAGGCTTAGTTCAAGGCGTTGGTTTTAGACCCTTTGTCTATACTTTAGCGGACAAATTTAAGCTAGTTGGTGAAATTTACAACGATGATGAGGGAGTGAAGCTAAATTTTAGCGGCGAAGAGGCCAGCTTTTTGGCTTTTGAAAAAGAGCTTTATGAGAAGCTACCAGCCCTTGCTAGGATCGATGAGCTAAAGAAGATTAAGATAGATCAAATTTATGAAAAGCTTGAGATCATCGCCTCAAAATCAGCCACCAAACAAGCGCCTATCTTGCCTGATTACGCACTTTGCGATGACTGCTTGCGTGAGTTTTATGACCCCACAAATCCACGCTACAAATACCCATTTATAAACTGCACCAACTGCGGGCCGAGATTTTCCATCATCAAAGCATTGCCCTATGACAGGGTAAATACGACGATGAGCGAGTTTAAGATGTGCGAGTTTTGTGAGAGCGAGTACAAAGACCCGCTTAATCGCCGCTACCACGCAGAGCCGATCTCTTGCCCAAACTGCGGGCCAAAACTCTATCTAAAAGATAAATTTGGCAAAGTCTTGGCTAGTAAAAATGAAGCAGCCAAAGAGGCGGCTAGGCTCATAAACGAGGGCAAAATTTTAGCCATTAAGGGGCTTGGTGGCTTTCATCTGGTTTGCGACGCGACAAATGAAGACGCAGTTTGCGAGCTAAGAGCTAGAAAACACCGCCCAAGCAAGCCCTTTGCTCTGATGAGTAAAAATTTACAAAACGCTAGAAAAATAGCACAAATTTCAGAGGCGGAGGCCAGGCTTCTTAGCTCAAATTTAAAGCCGATCGTCCTACTAGAGGCAAAAAACGGCTCAAATATCGCAAAAAGTGTCGCTCCAAATTTAAATAAGCTTGGCGTTATGCTCGCATTTAGCGGCATACATCTTTTGCTATTTGATTATTTAGAGCATGACATCATCGCAACTAGCGCAAATATCTCAGGCGAGGTTGTGATAAAGGACGAGAGCGAGCTAAGAGAGAAACTAGGTGAAGTTATAGACTTTTACCTTGATCACGACCGAGAAATTTACTCACCAAGTGACGATAGTATCGCATTTTGCGTTGGCGATGAAGTGATTTTTACAAGGACAAGCCGTGGGCTAAATCCAAATTTCATCCATACAAATTTCAAGCAAAAAGGGACGTTTTTGGCCCTTGGAGCGGAGCTAAAGAGCTCATTTTGTATCTACAAAGACGGACTTTTGATGATCAGCCCATATATCGGTGACCTAAAAAACGTGGCGACTTTTGATAGGTTTAAGGACATTTTCACCCTTTTTGAAACGACTTATGATCTAAAAATAGACAAGGTCATAGCCGATCTGCATCCAAATTTTTTAAATACAAAATGGGCGAAAGATCAGGGCTTTGAGCTAGTTCATCTGCAGCATCACTACGCGCATTTGCTAAGTGTCATCTTTGAAAATGAGCTAGCAGACAAAGAGTATCTTGGTTTTTGCTTTGACGGTACTGGATATGCAGAGGATGGCAAAATTTGGGGTGGCGAGGTTTTTAGGCTAGATAAAAAAAGCTACAAAAGAGTTTATCACTTTGATGAATTTAGCTTATTTGGCGGCGAAAATAGCATAAAAAATATCTATCTCATCGCTTATTCTATTATTTTGAAGTATGAGCTTGAGGACGAGGGGCGTAAATTTTTAGTAAATTTTGATGAAAAGGTGCTTCGAAATTTCAAGATAATGGAGCAAAAGGGGCTAAATTTAGTAAAAACTAGCTCGGTTGGTAGGATATTTGACGCATTTGGTGCGATAATATGTGGCATATCTCACTCTAGTTTTGAGGGCGAAAGCGGCATGAGGCTTGAGGCGCTTTATGATAAAAATTTAGATGCGTGTTACAAATTTAGCCTAAATGACGGAGTTATCGGCTTTAAAGAGGCCTTTAAAAGTGCTTTAAAAGATGAGCCAAGAGTGGCTGCAACGGCATTTATAAATGGCATGGCTGATATTATTTTTGAAATTTCTAAAAATGAGAAAAAAGAGATTTTGCTAAGCGGTGGAGTTTTTCAAAATAAGACTTTGCTTGAGCTTATTTACAAAAAATTTACTGAAGCAAATTTGAAATTTCATATCAATAAGAAATTCTGCAGTAACGATTCTAACGTAAATTTAGGGCAAATTTATTATTATTTATCCACATTTTCTAATAAGTGA
- a CDS encoding HypC/HybG/HupF family hydrogenase formation chaperone, whose product MCLSIPSKVIEIDENNVATVETLGVTRKVSLDLISEEVKVGEYVLIHVGYAMQKIDTQFALESLEVYKKIAEDMDAGKI is encoded by the coding sequence ATGTGCCTCTCGATCCCTTCAAAAGTAATAGAAATAGACGAAAACAACGTTGCTACCGTTGAGACTCTGGGCGTTACTAGAAAGGTAAGCCTAGATCTCATCTCTGAAGAGGTGAAAGTTGGCGAATACGTGCTAATCCACGTTGGATACGCGATGCAAAAGATCGATACGCAGTTTGCGCTGGAGAGCTTGGAGGTCTATAAAAAGATCGCTGAGGATATGGATGCGGGGAAAATTTGA
- the hypE gene encoding hydrogenase expression/formation protein HypE: MKKIMLSHGGGGEEMNSLINETIFKIFDNEILRQSNDSAILNLNGKIAFSSDSFVVTPIFFNGGDIGKIAACGTINDLAMVGASAKYLSCSLIIEEGLSIEELEKVLGSLAKTCKDSGVSVVCGDTKVVPKGKCDKIFINTAGIGEIVCEGVELKNLKVGAKILISGDVGRHGGVVLAAREEFELGLDLKSDCKSLKEVVLKLLSSGIKPQCMRDATRGGLSAVLNEWAKFSKFDILVFEENIKVADEVMGVCELFGFEPYELANEGTFVMAVDESQAEKALKILREFDKNAMIIGEVLEAKNERVIIENAYKSRRFLEPPKGELLPRIC, from the coding sequence ATGAAAAAGATAATGCTAAGCCACGGCGGTGGCGGCGAGGAGATGAACTCGCTTATAAACGAGACGATATTTAAAATTTTTGATAATGAAATTTTAAGGCAGAGCAACGACTCAGCGATATTAAATTTAAACGGCAAGATCGCATTTAGCTCCGATAGCTTTGTGGTAACTCCCATTTTTTTTAATGGCGGTGACATCGGCAAGATCGCAGCTTGTGGCACGATAAACGACCTTGCGATGGTTGGAGCAAGCGCAAAATACCTAAGCTGCTCGCTCATCATCGAAGAGGGGCTTAGCATAGAAGAGCTCGAAAAGGTGCTTGGCTCGCTTGCAAAAACATGCAAAGATAGCGGTGTGAGCGTAGTTTGTGGCGATACCAAGGTCGTGCCAAAGGGCAAATGCGATAAAATTTTCATAAACACAGCAGGCATCGGCGAGATAGTTTGCGAAGGCGTGGAGCTTAAAAATTTAAAAGTAGGGGCTAAAATCTTAATCTCTGGAGATGTTGGCAGACACGGCGGCGTGGTGCTAGCAGCAAGAGAGGAATTTGAGCTTGGGCTTGATCTAAAAAGTGACTGCAAGAGCCTAAAAGAGGTTGTCTTAAAGTTACTTAGCTCTGGCATAAAGCCGCAGTGCATGCGTGATGCGACAAGAGGCGGACTAAGTGCGGTGCTAAATGAGTGGGCTAAATTTAGCAAATTTGACATCTTGGTCTTTGAAGAAAATATCAAGGTCGCAGACGAAGTGATGGGCGTTTGCGAGCTATTTGGTTTTGAGCCTTACGAGCTTGCAAATGAGGGCACTTTTGTGATGGCTGTCGATGAGAGCCAGGCTGAAAAGGCACTTAAAATTTTAAGAGAATTTGATAAAAACGCGATGATAATAGGCGAAGTATTGGAGGCTAAAAACGAGCGTGTCATCATCGAAAACGCCTATAAATCAAGAAGATTTCTCGAGCCGCCAAAGGGCGAGCTACTACCAAGGATCTGCTAA
- a CDS encoding HyaD/HybD family hydrogenase maturation endopeptidase, with protein MRVLVLGIGNVMFADEGIGVHFVNLMAKNYKFTSSKNELTLMDGGTLALALTHIISEFDYLIVVDCISANGASVGDVYFFDFLNVPNFISWDGSAHEIEMLQTLHLMELAGDRPTTKILGIVPSRIESSNFSLSDEVIKASNILEKTLLDHLKELDFKCEKVANFTLNDTLDDYAKKGLK; from the coding sequence ATGAGAGTGCTAGTTCTTGGCATCGGCAACGTTATGTTTGCTGATGAGGGCATAGGTGTTCATTTTGTAAATTTGATGGCCAAAAACTATAAATTTACAAGCTCTAAAAACGAGCTTACTCTAATGGACGGGGGCACTTTAGCCCTCGCTCTAACTCATATAATAAGCGAATTTGACTATCTTATCGTCGTTGATTGCATTAGCGCAAATGGCGCAAGCGTGGGCGATGTTTATTTTTTTGATTTTCTAAACGTGCCAAATTTTATCAGCTGGGACGGCTCGGCTCACGAGATCGAGATGCTTCAAACCCTTCATCTAATGGAGCTTGCAGGCGATAGACCGACAACCAAAATTTTAGGCATCGTGCCTAGCCGCATAGAGTCATCAAATTTTAGCCTCTCAGATGAAGTGATAAAAGCTTCTAACATCCTAGAAAAAACGCTACTTGATCACTTAAAAGAACTTGATTTTAAGTGTGAAAAGGTAGCAAATTTCACCTTAAATGACACCCTCGATGACTACGCCAAAAAAGGTTTAAAATGA
- a CDS encoding DUF2157 domain-containing protein: MNFYNRNFLAKELDRWQKEDVVDKATALKIANLYEIDLNAHSEKTSFILKLVAYLFFALAFFTLVGAYWEEIPRMGRLVIIFGVLALLNFGGVYYLKKGKDKLGTATLFLGNFCYGAAIALIAQIYNISDEPSGGVLLWSIGAFVLSFASKKALLVAQSLVFATIWFILKGMGGEFAYEFIVFIALGAYTLYKNDSVFLAIVLLADIFFYIVSLCARISGFNEFYGYDLMFRAPMAATLSLSYALLLVALFSTLASFRDRLAHLVKGFGKYLGIVILIVCLIAYANGDIYELEEDKFWFAKAFFYSSFGKVFAVFSIASIALFFKEKNKSGLFLGLILFALPFVFSLGVGYANIFFSLANIIVAAVLIKNGELALGLCMIFLVAVVRYFELIGDYLGATALFIIFAFVVLAVAAKKGGKK; encoded by the coding sequence ATGAATTTTTACAATAGAAATTTTCTGGCCAAAGAGCTAGATCGCTGGCAAAAAGAGGATGTGGTCGATAAGGCCACCGCTTTAAAGATAGCAAATTTATATGAAATAGATCTAAACGCTCATAGCGAAAAGACTAGCTTTATCTTAAAGTTGGTTGCTTATCTCTTTTTCGCGCTGGCATTTTTTACCCTAGTTGGAGCCTACTGGGAGGAGATACCAAGGATGGGGCGCCTTGTCATCATCTTTGGAGTGCTTGCTCTTTTAAATTTTGGAGGAGTTTATTATCTCAAAAAAGGCAAAGATAAGCTTGGCACGGCTACGCTCTTTTTGGGAAATTTCTGCTACGGCGCAGCCATAGCGCTTATCGCTCAAATTTATAATATTAGCGACGAGCCAAGTGGCGGAGTTTTGCTCTGGAGCATTGGAGCGTTTGTGCTCTCTTTTGCTAGCAAAAAGGCCTTGCTAGTGGCTCAAAGCCTCGTTTTTGCTACGATCTGGTTTATTTTAAAGGGCATGGGCGGCGAGTTTGCTTATGAATTTATCGTCTTTATAGCCCTTGGTGCCTACACGCTTTATAAAAACGACTCAGTATTTCTTGCGATTGTGCTTTTAGCGGATATATTTTTCTACATCGTTTCACTTTGCGCTAGGATCAGTGGGTTTAACGAATTTTATGGCTATGATCTTATGTTTAGAGCGCCGATGGCTGCTACTTTATCGCTCTCATACGCGCTTTTACTTGTCGCGCTCTTTAGCACATTAGCTAGCTTTAGAGATAGGCTAGCACACCTTGTAAAAGGCTTTGGCAAGTATCTTGGCATCGTTATCTTAATCGTTTGCCTGATAGCTTATGCAAATGGCGATATCTACGAGCTAGAAGAAGATAAATTTTGGTTTGCAAAAGCATTTTTTTATAGTAGCTTTGGCAAGGTTTTTGCCGTATTTAGCATCGCTAGCATTGCGCTATTTTTCAAAGAGAAAAACAAAAGTGGCTTGTTTCTTGGCTTGATACTCTTTGCGTTGCCATTTGTCTTTAGTCTGGGTGTGGGATATGCAAATATATTCTTCTCGCTAGCAAACATCATCGTTGCAGCCGTGCTTATCAAAAATGGTGAGCTTGCACTTGGACTATGCATGATATTCTTAGTTGCGGTGGTTAGATACTTTGAGCTAATAGGCGATTATTTAGGGGCTACGGCGCTATTTATCATCTTTGCCTTCGTCGTGCTCGCAGTTGCTGCTAAAAAAGGAGGCAAAAAATGA
- the cybH gene encoding Ni/Fe-hydrogenase, b-type cytochrome subunit — translation MSHKNPDRISEYEFSIGVRLTHWIRFIAITLLVVSGYYISYVFMSPEITSEPTNFMQAKWRLAHQVAGFVLIAVFIFKFYLFVFDKHSKKEWMSVLDFLSPKVWIAQIKYYIFMGPHPHLRGVYNPLQFASYFFFYVILALICLTGLILYAHVYHEGLGGAIYEPARYFEELMGGLANVRTIHRICMWIIIIFVPIHVYMAIFNAVKGKNGAMDAIVSGYKFVKEH, via the coding sequence ATGTCACATAAAAATCCTGACAGGATCAGCGAATACGAATTCTCCATCGGCGTTAGGCTGACACACTGGATTAGATTTATAGCTATCACGCTTTTGGTTGTGAGCGGCTACTACATCTCTTATGTCTTTATGAGTCCAGAGATCACAAGCGAGCCTACAAATTTCATGCAAGCAAAGTGGCGTTTGGCGCACCAGGTCGCTGGCTTTGTGCTAATAGCGGTATTTATCTTTAAATTCTATCTATTTGTCTTTGATAAACACAGCAAAAAAGAGTGGATGAGCGTGCTTGACTTTTTAAGTCCAAAAGTTTGGATAGCGCAGATAAAATACTACATCTTTATGGGACCGCACCCGCATTTAAGGGGCGTTTATAACCCATTGCAGTTTGCCTCATACTTCTTCTTTTACGTCATCTTAGCGCTCATCTGCCTAACTGGCCTTATCCTTTACGCTCACGTTTATCACGAGGGGCTTGGCGGAGCGATCTATGAGCCAGCGAGATACTTTGAAGAGCTTATGGGCGGACTAGCAAATGTTAGAACGATACATAGAATTTGCATGTGGATCATCATTATATTTGTGCCAATTCACGTTTATATGGCGATATTTAACGCCGTTAAAGGCAAAAATGGAGCGATGGACGCCATCGTTAGTGGCTATAAATTTGTAAAAGAACATTGA
- the hypB gene encoding hydrogenase nickel incorporation protein HypB: MCKDCGCSMGNHAHAHTHADGTTHSHPHTHDGHIDHAHDAHEHSHEAHAHPVLNESKTIDVIEKILSENDKEAAHNRAHLDEKKILCVNLMSSPGAGKTTLLEATIKAGKFKIGVVEGDLETNQDADRIVKAGAKAHQISTGQTCHLDAFMVHEGLHHLPLNELDLVFIENVGNLVCPASYDVGSHFNAVLLSVPEGDDKVSKYPVMFRAADVLLITKASLAPHFDFDIERVKNDARKLNPKVDIFVVDSKTGEGIDKWISYLEFKKELR, translated from the coding sequence ATGTGTAAAGACTGCGGTTGTTCAATGGGTAATCACGCCCACGCCCACACTCACGCTGATGGCACTACTCACTCACACCCACACACCCACGATGGGCATATAGACCACGCTCATGACGCACACGAGCATAGCCACGAGGCTCACGCACACCCTGTGCTAAACGAGAGCAAAACCATAGACGTGATAGAGAAAATTCTATCTGAAAACGACAAAGAGGCCGCTCACAACAGAGCGCATCTTGATGAGAAAAAGATACTTTGTGTAAATTTGATGAGTAGTCCCGGCGCTGGCAAGACTACGCTTTTAGAAGCTACGATAAAGGCTGGCAAATTTAAAATAGGTGTTGTCGAGGGCGATTTAGAGACCAATCAAGATGCCGACCGCATAGTAAAAGCTGGCGCAAAAGCTCATCAGATAAGCACAGGTCAGACCTGCCATTTAGACGCTTTTATGGTGCATGAGGGGCTTCATCATCTGCCACTGAACGAGCTTGATCTAGTCTTTATAGAAAATGTTGGAAATTTAGTCTGCCCTGCAAGCTACGACGTTGGCTCGCACTTTAACGCTGTGCTTCTTTCAGTACCAGAGGGCGATGACAAGGTTAGCAAATATCCAGTGATGTTTAGGGCTGCTGACGTGCTTTTGATCACAAAAGCTTCGCTTGCGCCGCACTTTGACTTTGATATCGAACGAGTGAAAAACGACGCTAGAAAGCTAAATCCAAAGGTTGATATCTTTGTAGTAGATAGCAAAACAGGCGAGGGCATCGATAAGTGGATAAGTTATTTGGAATTTAAAAAAGAGCTAAGATAA
- the nikR gene encoding nickel-responsive transcriptional regulator NikR, whose translation MDSVIRFSVSLPSQLLDELDRKVSEQGYASRSEFTRDLIREKIVSDSWKDANEELIGVLTLIYVHHHNDLVNKKMDIEHDSDVKIICTNHVHVDHHNCLETISIRGEAEKIERFADRIAGLKGVKFSKLTKAAVPKF comes from the coding sequence ATGGATAGTGTTATACGTTTTAGTGTTTCTTTGCCTAGTCAATTACTAGACGAACTGGATAGAAAAGTTAGCGAACAAGGCTACGCTTCTAGGAGTGAATTTACAAGGGATTTGATCCGTGAAAAGATCGTAAGCGACAGCTGGAAGGACGCTAACGAGGAGTTGATTGGGGTTTTGACGCTCATTTATGTGCATCATCACAACGATTTGGTGAATAAAAAAATGGATATCGAGCATGACTCTGATGTGAAGATCATCTGCACAAATCACGTCCATGTCGATCACCACAACTGCTTAGAAACAATCTCTATAAGGGGCGAAGCGGAGAAGATAGAGCGCTTTGCTGACAGGATTGCTGGCTTAAAGGGTGTTAAGTTTTCTAAACTTACAAAGGCTGCTGTGCCTAAATTTTAA
- a CDS encoding GDYXXLXY domain-containing protein produces MKIRSLILAIIFQILLIIAMLAYALMPLYLGKEIKVRVNLYDPRDLFRGNYVSLSYDFSNLQQSKFDEKTGAEIYIYDRNFSKNDEIYAVLKQDANATYAFDKFSFTKPKDVLFLAGKFDGYSFVKYGIEEFYMPTKKAQQTEREMMDQDVDAVAVLMVMDDGRARLKDLIITPNGKKRNSDENFDENSYTDDNESLEELDKNIRLQDQR; encoded by the coding sequence ATGAAGATAAGATCACTAATACTAGCCATAATTTTTCAAATTTTACTAATAATTGCGATGCTCGCATACGCACTCATGCCACTTTATCTTGGAAAAGAGATAAAAGTGAGGGTAAATCTTTACGATCCAAGGGATCTCTTTCGTGGAAACTACGTGAGCTTGAGCTATGATTTTTCAAATCTGCAGCAGTCTAAATTTGATGAAAAAACTGGCGCTGAGATATATATATATGATAGAAATTTCTCAAAAAATGATGAAATTTACGCCGTTTTGAAGCAAGATGCTAATGCCACTTACGCTTTTGATAAATTTAGCTTTACTAAGCCAAAAGATGTGCTTTTTCTAGCTGGTAAATTTGATGGATATTCATTTGTAAAATACGGCATCGAAGAGTTTTATATGCCAACTAAAAAGGCTCAGCAAACCGAGCGAGAGATGATGGATCAAGATGTGGATGCTGTTGCTGTTTTGATGGTGATGGATGATGGTAGGGCAAGGCTAAAAGATCTCATCATCACGCCAAATGGCAAAAAAAGAAATAGCGATGAAAATTTTGATGAAAATAGCTACACAGATGATAACGAGAGCCTTGAAGAGCTAGATAAAAACATTCGTTTGCAAGATCAAAGGTAA
- a CDS encoding nickel-dependent hydrogenase large subunit, which translates to MSEKRIVIDPITRIEGHLRIEVVVDENNVVKEAYSGSTLWRGLEQIVKNRDPRDAGFFMQRICGVCTYSHYRAGIVAVENALGIKPPLNAELTRTLMNAALYLHDHIVHFYQLHGMDWADVVSALSADVHKASEEAFKYTSTPFATGADKLKEVKERVEAFVKKGNLGPFANAYWGHSTYKFTPEQNLIVLSHYLECLRIQRTAAQMMAIFGAKNPHPQSLTVGGVTCVMDLMDPARMGEYMSKFAEIKEFVDRAYYPDILMAAKAYANEPSVLNDVGVSNLFCYDEFLIGKNDHLFKGGIILNGDLSKVYDIDEEKITEEATRSWYKNDKALHPYDGETEANYTGLVDGESIDGEGKLAHSKLFDTKGKYSWIKAPRYDGMPMQVGPIASIVINYAKGNERVKKVVDEFLAKSGLPLSAVFSTLGRTAARMLEAKVVAEHTMDAFNALIENLKTDQETCTKYVIDNKKEYKGNFQGNAPRGALSHWCRIKDGVISNWQAVVPSTWNASPKDAKGQMGSYEACLVGMKIADLSKPLEIIRKIHSYDPCIACAVHVMDTKGNDLSTYKINPNL; encoded by the coding sequence ATGAGTGAAAAAAGAATAGTAATAGACCCTATAACACGTATCGAAGGGCACTTAAGAATAGAAGTCGTAGTCGATGAAAACAACGTTGTAAAAGAGGCTTACTCTGGCTCAACTCTTTGGAGGGGCTTAGAGCAGATAGTAAAAAACAGAGACCCAAGAGATGCTGGCTTTTTCATGCAAAGAATTTGTGGCGTTTGCACATACTCACACTACCGAGCAGGCATAGTCGCAGTTGAAAATGCCCTTGGTATCAAGCCTCCGCTAAATGCAGAGCTAACTAGAACGCTCATGAATGCAGCTTTATATCTTCACGATCACATCGTGCACTTTTATCAGCTTCACGGCATGGACTGGGCGGACGTCGTCTCTGCACTAAGCGCAGATGTGCATAAAGCTAGCGAAGAGGCGTTTAAATACACAAGCACGCCATTTGCAACGGGAGCTGACAAGCTAAAAGAGGTAAAAGAGAGGGTTGAAGCCTTTGTTAAAAAGGGCAACCTTGGACCATTTGCCAACGCATACTGGGGACATAGCACATATAAATTTACTCCAGAGCAAAATTTAATCGTCCTCTCACACTACTTAGAGTGCCTTAGAATCCAAAGAACAGCAGCTCAGATGATGGCTATCTTTGGCGCGAAAAACCCACATCCACAAAGCCTAACAGTTGGTGGCGTGACCTGCGTGATGGATCTTATGGATCCAGCTAGAATGGGCGAATATATGAGTAAATTTGCCGAGATAAAAGAATTTGTCGATAGAGCTTACTATCCAGATATTTTGATGGCGGCTAAAGCTTATGCAAACGAGCCAAGCGTTCTAAACGACGTTGGCGTATCAAATTTATTCTGCTACGATGAGTTTTTGATCGGCAAAAATGACCATCTATTTAAAGGTGGCATCATCTTAAATGGCGATCTTAGCAAAGTCTATGACATCGATGAAGAGAAGATCACAGAAGAGGCGACAAGATCTTGGTATAAAAATGACAAAGCGCTTCATCCATATGATGGCGAGACAGAGGCAAACTACACTGGCCTTGTTGATGGTGAGAGCATAGACGGCGAGGGCAAGCTAGCTCACAGCAAGCTTTTTGACACAAAGGGTAAATATAGCTGGATCAAAGCGCCAAGATATGATGGCATGCCTATGCAAGTAGGACCGATCGCAAGCATCGTCATAAACTACGCTAAAGGCAACGAGAGAGTTAAAAAGGTAGTCGATGAGTTTTTAGCAAAGAGTGGCTTGCCGCTAAGTGCAGTCTTTTCAACTCTAGGCAGAACCGCCGCTCGTATGCTTGAAGCAAAGGTGGTAGCAGAGCACACAATGGACGCATTTAATGCCTTGATCGAAAATTTAAAGACAGATCAAGAGACCTGCACAAAATATGTAATAGATAACAAAAAAGAATATAAAGGAAATTTTCAAGGCAACGCTCCAAGAGGCGCGCTAAGCCACTGGTGCCGCATAAAAGATGGCGTCATCTCAAACTGGCAAGCAGTCGTGCCAAGTACCTGGAATGCCTCGCCAAAAGATGCTAAAGGTCAAATGGGAAGCTATGAAGCATGTCTGGTTGGTATGAAGATAGCTGATCTTTCAAAACCACTTGAGATAATACGAAAAATTCACTCTTACGACCCTTGCATCGCGTGTGCCGTGCATGTTATGGATACGAAGGGAAATGATTTGAGTACTTATAAGATAAATCCAAATTTGTAA